A genomic window from Deltaproteobacteria bacterium includes:
- a CDS encoding BolA family transcriptional regulator, translating to MIQPQEIEDTLGRVFPGCVVPMIKDLTGGGDHYQVVVVHDSFAGKGLIDQHKMVYEALKDELGDERIHALSLKTFTPAQWEKFGS from the coding sequence ATGATCCAGCCACAAGAAATTGAAGATACGCTGGGGCGGGTTTTCCCGGGTTGTGTCGTGCCGATGATCAAGGACCTGACCGGCGGGGGCGACCATTACCAGGTGGTGGTCGTGCATGATTCCTTCGCCGGCAAGGGCCTCATCGACCAGCACAAGATGGTCTACGAAGCGCTCAAGGACGAGCTCGGCGACGAACGTATCCACGCCTTGTCGTTGAAGACCTTCACCCCCGCGCAGTGGGAGAAGTTCGGCTCGTAG
- a CDS encoding amidohydrolase family protein, with translation MAVIDADCHVIECEETWEYMEGEDRRYRPRILAAADQSDPLRRNDFWLFDSNLEPKRAFPPVSSGTTPESSELTDVEARLRHMDELGTDIQVLYPTTLLGLATLSRPRTQAAMCRAYNRWMADIWRRGKGRLRWVATLPLLTMDTALDELRFSRDNGACGFLLQGLMGEHTPIDDYYFPVYAEASRLDMPVCIHSGLVNHALGGLFHSRATALWMAKVPIITAFHALVLSRVPDKFPDLRWGFLEAAASWVPYVITDLGARLDRTGTRKLDDNVLRRNRFYVACQTEEDLPYILQYAGEDHIVIGSDYGHADTSSQLEALKILQANETVAPDARRKIIDENARALYGI, from the coding sequence ATGGCGGTCATCGATGCCGATTGCCACGTCATCGAGTGCGAGGAGACCTGGGAGTACATGGAGGGCGAGGACCGGCGCTACCGGCCGCGCATCCTGGCAGCGGCGGACCAGTCGGACCCGCTGCGACGCAACGACTTCTGGCTCTTCGACAGCAACCTGGAGCCCAAGCGGGCGTTCCCACCGGTCTCGTCGGGCACCACCCCGGAGTCGTCGGAGCTGACGGACGTGGAGGCGCGTCTGCGCCACATGGACGAGTTGGGCACCGATATCCAGGTGCTCTATCCCACGACCCTGTTGGGTCTGGCCACGCTGAGCCGTCCGCGCACCCAGGCCGCCATGTGCCGCGCGTACAACCGCTGGATGGCGGACATCTGGCGCCGGGGCAAGGGACGGCTCCGTTGGGTGGCGACGCTGCCCCTGCTGACCATGGACACGGCGTTGGATGAGTTGCGTTTCAGCCGCGACAACGGCGCCTGCGGCTTCCTGCTTCAGGGACTCATGGGCGAGCACACCCCAATCGACGACTACTACTTTCCGGTCTACGCCGAAGCCAGCCGGCTCGACATGCCGGTGTGCATTCACTCGGGGCTCGTCAACCATGCCCTCGGCGGGCTCTTCCACTCCCGCGCCACGGCCTTGTGGATGGCCAAGGTGCCCATCATCACCGCGTTCCACGCCCTGGTGCTGAGCCGCGTTCCGGACAAGTTCCCGGACCTGCGCTGGGGCTTTCTCGAAGCCGCTGCTTCCTGGGTCCCCTACGTCATCACCGACCTGGGCGCCCGCCTGGACCGCACCGGCACCCGCAAGCTCGACGACAACGTGCTGCGGCGCAACCGCTTCTACGTGGCCTGTCAGACCGAGGAGGACCTGCCCTACATCCTGCAATACGCCGGCGAGGACCACATCGTCATCGGCTCCGACTACGGCCACGCCGACACGTCCAGCCAACTCGAGGCGCTGAAGATCCTCCAGGCGAACGAAACGGTCGCGCCGGACGCCCGCCGCAAGATAATCGACGAAAACGCCAGGGCGCTGTACGGGATCTGA